In Globicephala melas chromosome 20, mGloMel1.2, whole genome shotgun sequence, the genomic window ccctgatcagggatcaaacctggtccctctgcattgggagtagGGAGTCTTAActtccccaccagggaagtcccaccgcTCATTCTTCTACTGACCCTCTAGGGTGTTCACGGGATCTGCCTGCATGGAGGGTTCGCTGTTTCTCTGGTTTCCTCTCTCATTGATCACGGGCTGGTTTGGCCAGAATGATGCCCAGGAGAGAGGCGGCAGCAGTCATGCCTGCCTTGTCCCTGACTGGGCCGGTGTCCAGAGTTTCCGTTAAGTGTAAAGAAGGCATCCCCTGTGTTCTTAAAAACAGCAGCATCAGGTGTCGTTCGCCTTTCCATTATCTATAGAGATGATGACAGGCCATGCCTTATCGCGCTCCATCGATACCGCGGGGGTCTTCTGGTTTGTTTTGGtgtgtttatttgtattatttttacaaattgaatgtttgtggcaaaacctgcatcaagcaagtctattggctccatttttccaacagctttTGCCCACTACGTGTCTCTGtcccattttggtaattcttgcaatatttcaaaccctccaccagcaaaaaagaTGACAagtcactgaaggctcagataatggGGAGCATTTTTTAGCGAAGTATTtcttaattaaggtatgtacattgttttttttttttttttttttttgcgatacgcgggcctctcactgctgtggcctctcacgttgcggagcacaggctccggacgcgcaggctcagcggccatggctcacgggcccagccgctccgcggcatgtgggatcctcccggaccggggcacgaacccacgtcccccacatcggctggcggactctcaaccactgcgccaccagggaagccctgtacatggttttttttaagacataatattattgcacacttactagaccatagtatagtgtaaacataacttttataaacCAAAAACTTCACGTGACTTGCTTTATCGTGATTTTCGCTTTACtacggtggtctggaaccaaacctgcaatattgTCTAAGTATGCCTgtaattttttctcctttgaactaTTCAAGCGGCGAATTATATTAAGATATTTGGCTGGATTTTAGTCTTGATGTATTATACGGACTTCATGATAAGAATTAGGGAGGTTTCCCTGTTTCTTTATCCTCtgcaaatgtttaaataaaattggaattGTTTGGTCCTTGAAGGTTTTGAGAGAACTAACTTGTGAAACTGTCTGGGTTTCACTCCTCTttttttggaaaggaaagaaaaaggaacttctttttttcttctttcccccccgctttactgaggtataattaacaaataaagctCGTGTACATTTATGGTGTATAATCACGGTGATGTTTTGATACCcatatacactgtgaaataattacatcacctcacatagttatcatTGGGAAAGGACCCCTTGATAACACTTACCAGTATtggtctacattaaaaaaaatcttttctgagcTAATACTGGTGATTTATACTTTCCTAGAAAATCACCAGTTTTGCCCAAGTTTACAAGTGTTTTTGCAGAGACTTGAAAATTACCCCgggctattttctttttaattgtgtatgcgtgtcttctccttttttttttgatctagCTACTCACAATAATgtctattttgttgtttgtttctcccaaaagaaaaatcagctttTCAGTGTGTGTACTAGTTCCATGGTTTTCCTTTTCCTAATTCACTAACTTCTGCTCTGGCTTTACTCTTTTCTCCTGGGTTAGGTGCGTAGGCATGTGTTCCTCTCTCGACTTCTTGCGCTGGATGATTCACTTGTTTATCTGGGATTTAGTAGGATGAGACTTTGCACTTCTAAAGTAAAACATTAGGACAAAAAGGAGCATCCTGTTAGAAGAGATagagacagatagacagacagacagagagggacagacagggagagagagataatgagagacagagacagagacccacagagagacagagaaacagacagagacagaaaaaaagaggcagtgagagagacagatggagagagagaaggacagacagagagacagagacacagggagagaaacaaagagagacgGAGAGGTAGAGCAAAGGGAAGGTAGACCCTGGAGACAGAGGGTTCGGTACtgtgggtgggggggatggggtgACCCAGACCAGGGAGGGGAGCTGAGAGCCAGGCAGAGAAAGGTGACAATTTACAGTCAAGGAGAGGCAGGGAATCGAGTCTGGATGTGGGGGCCAGAGGCAGCATCTTACGTGAAGGAAGGGCTGGGAGAGACATTTATCTTTTAAGCACTTGGTATGTGTCagttttactgatttttgtttCTCTAGAAAATCACACATTCATCCAGATTTACACATTTATCTGTAGAGAATTTCTGCCAAGGACCGTCTctgattcttttaattttctctgtctctgtgattattttatcttttcgTGTCTTCCTTCAGCTGGACAGAggattatctatttttattagattgaattttctgaaattccttttttcttcGTCAAAAATAGTAGaatgaaactaacacaccattgtaaagcaattataccccaataaagatgttaaaaaaaaaaaaaaatagtagaatgTCAGCAATTTCGTTCGGTTCAACCTAATATTATTTGCCAGGCGTTTTACACCCATCGTCTCATTCAACACCCCCAAATGTCACGTGAGGCTTACCGATCATCCCTACGTAGCACATTAGGcatctgaagctcagagaggttcagttaCTTGCCAccagaacacacagcagatatGTCATAGTACCGACCAAACCCAGGTTCTTCTGCTGCCCTTTCCACTTCACCGTGGCCATGGCTGCAGAGAATCTCAGGAAACGTCACACCTGTGACGGGGCTAGGAAAGGTTTCTCTGAAGGGCGTCTGCCACCCAGGCCAGGAGAGGACGTCCTGATGGGCACCCGGGAGTGGGGGGATGGGAGTTTGCAGTCAGCTTTGGACACCTGTGGACTGAGAGCTGCATGGGGTGGGAGAGGTGCTCACACCCAAGTGTTtgttgagggcctactatgtgtcGGGCACTCGTAGACATTGAAGATATAAGAAGGAGGCCCCTGGAGTTTACATTCCAGCGTCTTCATGTGATTTAAGAACCTGAAAAAGCAAGTGAAATTAAAGAGTTCTAACTCTAGCGAAAGAGAgaagccacccctcccccaccactttGGGGGCCTGATCACAGAATTACAGGGGTGTGAGGAGTGGTACCCAAAAGCATCAGGGAGGGGGGCGTGTCCTCGGCTTGGTGGCTAGCATTAACGTCACGTGCATCGTCTTCGTCCCCCAACTCCCCTTAGCTGAGGACTCTCTGGGAAAATGGCAGACATAAAATCTTAGAAACAAACCATGAGGttccaaaaaaaagaacaaacgaACACTAGCTTCCCTTGAAAATTAAGTCTACAGGAGCTGCGCAAACGGAAGTAAGACCCAGGATGAAATGAAGGCTTTCATCAGTaaactttctgtgtgtgtgaaggatttttttttttttttttttttttttttttgcggtacgcgggcctctcactgttgtggcctctcccgttgcggagcacaggctccggacgcgcaggctcagcggccatggctcacgggcccagctgctccgcggcatgtgggatcctcccggaccggggcacgaacccacgtcccccccatcggctggcggactctcaaccactgcgccaccagggaaacccggtgttttttttaatccacaaagTTTACCAAGTGTATCcagtcttcttttgtgaaatatttagCAGCCCTTTCTTGGCCTTGGTATATATTCCCTCGGTGGGAACAGATTGCTGGGAGCGCTTCTTCAGGTTACTGAGCTGCTCAGGCCTCAGGGCGAGATGCTGTCCCTCAGGAAGAGCCGGGTGCTTGGAGGTGAGCTCTTATCGTCCAGATAAGTTCGGAAGTGGGAGGTGTCTTGTTGGTGAGGGGTGggaagggcagaggaaaggagaTTGGGATCTGGAGGAAGGAGCTGCTGTGATCAAATCTTAGGGGTGACAGCGTGGACGGGGGAGGACTCTCTGGCTGATGGGAGGTGGCTGGCATGAGATGGGGGAACACTGGGGGTGACCCCAGCGCGCCCCTGACCCAAGCCCACCTAGTGAACAGCCAGACTCGGTTGTGTTTTCCAGGCTGTTTGTCCCTGTGGGGCCCCAGCAGAGTGACAGGCGTCGTGGGGGGATCCCTGAGCGTGGAGTGTCGGTACACGAAGCAATACAAAGACAATAGCAAATACTGGTGCAAAGCCCCATGTCTGTTACCGTGGAAGACTGTGGAGACcaaagagccagagagagaagtGATGCAGGGCCACGTGTCCATCAGGGACCATCCTGCAAACCTCACCTTCACAGTGACCTTGGAGAGCCTCAGAGAGGACCAAGCAGGAAAGTACATGTGTGGGATCACGGTCCCATTTTCACCGGATCCCACCGTCCAGGTTGTGGTGTCTGTGTTCCCAGGTGAGCCGTGCACACCCCTTCCCCCTGTACCAGCAACAGGGTTACCTGAAGAGTGTCAGGTCGGATTAGCCAAGGCAGAAATCTGATCAGAgacaaaactgtgtgtgtgtgtgtgtgtgtgtgtgtgtgtgtgtgagagagagagagagagagagagagagagagagagagggagagagtcaggGCGCTGGCCCCTCTCCTCAGTCTTGAGCGATGGGAAGGTGCGTGTCAGGGAAAGGGGAGGCTGAGAGAGTGtgcaaaggagagaggagggcgTGCTGGGGGCAGCCCCACAGAAGGTGGGGAGCTGAGTGGAGAGGGGGTGGTGGCCGGGTGCCCAGTGCAGTGGGGGTGCTAACAAGATCTGCAGTCCAAACAGCCGTCTCTGGCAGGCAGCGTGTGGCTgtgacttggggtggggggagaacgAGCCTGGGAGTGGGAGTGACTGTGGGCCCTCCAGAGGACCCTGACCTCATCAGCAGGATGGAATCGGGGCTGTTGGGGACCTGTGTCCTGTTAGAAAATGCTCACTCAGCCCCGGGAGGGTCCTGGCGAGACTTTGGCTGCAGGGTCCTCCATCCTGCCCTCTTCCTGAGTGAGCATTTCGTGTGAAATCAAACAAAGAAGGTATTGGCGAGTGGTGGGAGAGTCAGAGAGCATTCCCTGGGTCTAATTTGTGTTTCTGCACCAGCATCAGTGCCAACCCACCCTACTGCTGTGGCCAAGACCTCGACAATCACAATCAGTATTTCAACAATGTCATTCACCGCCCTGGCCATGGCGAGTCCCACCTACAGTGCCAGCAACAAGGAGGAAGCCATGCAGGGGTGGGGGTAAGGCACCTGAGTCCCCATGTCTTGGAGGTGGGCTTCCTCTTGTCCATCTGGGGCCGGGAGCCCCATCCCTTTGGCTGGGGACCTCTGGCTCTCTTTGCATCCAGCCTGCATCTCCTAGCTTGGGTTGTAGGGGTCAGGGTGAACCTGCCTTGGGCTCTGAGAGAGGGCTCAGGCCGGGCAGAAGCTGGGGGGTGGCTGGAgggaaagtaaattttttttttttttttttgcggtacgcgggcctctcactgttgtggcctctcccgttgcggagcacaggctccggacgcgcaggctcagcggccatggctcacgggcccagccgctccgcggcatgtgggatcctcctggaccggggcacaaacccgtgtcccctgcatcggcaggcggactcccaaccactgcgccaccagggaagcccggaaagtaAATTTAATGAGAGCTGATGATATCCTACCAGGCACGTACTGAATGCCTCACATGAATGTTCTCATTTGTTACTCACAACCGTTACCATTATTACCCTCATTGTACAGACCAGTAAAccaaggctctgagaggttaagtgattggCTGGGTCCTGCAGCCACAGAGGCAGGCTAGGCTCCCAAGCCAAGTTTGTGAGATTCCAAAGTCTGAGATTCTTTCTTCTAAATTCATGATTCTCGATCCtttttttggggagggggaggccaaAAACCCCAGGAGAATCTGACAACATGTATAGATTCTCTCACCGGAAAATACATACAGTCAGAAACCATCTCTGGGGTTCACAGACTCTCTAGTCTGACACCACCTGGTGCCCTGCAAGGTGATTCCGGCACTGACCACCTGGAATTAGCACAGACCCCAGCGTCCCATGAAACTCCTTAGGCTCAGTGCCAGAAGACGGCCTGACCTCAGAAATGCCGGAGCACTTTGGGGATTCCCCAGGTCATCACATTTCTGATCAACTGGATACAAATTTGGGGGTTCCCATGGGAAGTGCTGTACTTACAGTTTTATCATAAAGGATAAATGTCAGGACCACCCAATGGAGAGACACCCAGGGCGAGGTCTGGGAGGATCTGGAATGCAGGTTTCCGTGCCCTTTCCCAGTGGAGTCAGGGGGCATCATCCTCCCAGGACACTGATGTGTTCACCAGCCAGGAAGTTCCTCCAAACCTTAGTGTTCATCGTTTTTATTGGGGTTTCATGACACAGGCCTGACTGATTGAATCATTTTCCACACGACTGACCTCAATCCTCAACCCCCCTTCACTTCCCTGAAGGTCAGGCTGGCTCCGAGCCCCAAATCTCTGATTACGTGGTGACCAGCTTCCATCCTGGGTCATGCCATCTCTCAGCAAGAACTCAGGCAGATCTAAGGGGCTCGTGAATAACAAACGTACTCCTATTACTAGGAAAATCCCAAGGATTTAGAGTCTTCCTTCCAGGAGCCAGGGGCAAAGGCCAGTCAGGTTCTTTATTACATGACACCCCCAAGGCCCCTCCACTGGCTTCCTGACAACCCAAGTGACAATCCTAATAACAGGCGAGGTGAAATTCagcccccaaatatgccacttcCAGAAGCTGGCTCTGCAGATGCACGCCTGGGGGACAGAGCTGGGTTTTGTATGGCTGAAGCCTATGCAATTTACAGGGGGCAGGGAAGTGcatctttaagaaaaagactaGAACGTTATGGATGCAAACTAGACATTAAAGAAGGGGCCCGAGCAAGTGAGGGACCAGAAACCCCAAGTTATGTCAGCGTCCCAGGAACTCAGCTGCTGCTTGGCCAAGTGTGAAATGGTATAGTTACAAGGTGAGTTTTTGCAGCCATGTTTGTAATTGCAATAGACTGGGAGAAATGCCCATAGAGAGGGAAGAGTTAAATAATTTATGGTCcgtccatgcaatggaatactatgcagctgtaaaaaaaaacaaaacaaaacaaatcaaacaccCTGAAGGACTTCTTCATGTACTGACATGGAAAGCTCTCCAAGATGCATTGTTAAGTAAAAAAACTAGTGTTTATACCCTGCCTCTTTTGTGTGAAAAAaggacatatataaaaataatgtacattcgTATTTTCTTGTATCTGAATAAAGGGCCTCTGGAAGGTTCTTAGGtataccgtgtgtgtgtgtgtgggggggatttAGGTAGATGGGGGATGTGTAGAAAGGAGACCTTATACCATCTACATTTTTTCAATGGGACCTTATCTATCTATTGAACAAGAGCGGGAAGGCGTGATGCCCACCTCACCCTCTCTCCCCTCAGGCTGCAAGTGCTGCTGGCCTTGTTGGCACTTCTGCTGCTTCTGTTGGGGGGCATCTCACTGCTGGCCTGGAGAATGGTTCAGAGACGGATCAAATGTGAGTGAGTTCCTTACACCTGCGGCCCCGGGGTAGGCAGGACCCACCCACAGCCTctggtctctgaggctctgtgtCCTGGTTCCCAGAATGGTCCTCAGATGCATCCCCTGAGACCATATATCCCGGGTGACCCTAGAGGGCAGACCCCAGAGGCGGTGTCCTGGCAGATCCAGGCTGTGGGAGACGGCTCCCCGAAAAGAGGCGTTTCCCACAGCGGGGCCTGGGGTGCGTGCTTGTGAAGCAGGGTCCCTCTTCTGTCTAAACCCTTCTGTGACCTCCCACACTCTCCAAAGTCCAGGTCCCCACAGGACACTGAAGGCCCTCTGCAACCTGCCCATCCTTACACTCTGGAATGCAGCTGTTTCCCAACTTCTTCTGCGTTTGCTCTGGGCGCCTGGGGTGCCCCCCTGCCTCTCTGTGGCTCACTCCTGCTGGGCCCTAAGCACTGCTCTCAGATTTCCTTTCCTCTGGGACTTTTCTTGGCCCCCCAAGAGCAGCTTAGGGGCCCTTTCCGGGTGGACCTCGGTTCTTCCACCACGATAGCCCTTTTCACACCAGATTGTCACACCTGCTTCCATGcctgcctgccccccagcccGTGCGACTCCTTAAGATCAGGGACCCTGACTCGAGAAAgtacagtatttgttgaatgaatgtattaTTTAATATCGTCACGTTGGGCACCCCAGGAAGCTCCAGGCATCTTGTGGTCCAGTCACTCTTCTCTGAGCTCAGATTAAAAGAGAGAACGTAGGGGGCACCCAGCATCCTGCCCAGCGCTCAgtaag contains:
- the LOC115842586 gene encoding CMRF35-like molecule 8 isoform X1; the protein is MRWGNTGGDPSAPLTQAHLVNSQTRLCFPGCLSLWGPSRVTGVVGGSLSVECRYTKQYKDNSKYWCKAPCLLPWKTVETKEPEREVMQGHVSIRDHPANLTFTVTLESLREDQAGKYMCGITVPFSPDPTVQVVVSVFPASVPTHPTAVAKTSTITISISTMSFTALAMASPTYSASNKEEAMQGWGLQVLLALLALLLLLLGGISLLAWRMVQRRIKSGENPEPPQNPSQAAELSEPCYENLELPMWPLLEQPMRPTQEEVEYSNLGLPSENLHYTSVVFDSRSQDSKTDGIPSQKPQTQEPVYSVVKKT
- the LOC115842586 gene encoding CMRF35-like molecule 8 isoform X2; this encodes MAWWSQATWLTPALLLLWVPGCLSLWGPSRVTGVVGGSLSVECRYTKQYKDNSKYWCKAPCLLPWKTVETKEPEREVMQGHVSIRDHPANLTFTVTLESLREDQAGKYMCGITVPFSPDPTVQVVVSVFPASVPTHPTAVAKTSTITISISTMSFTALAMASPTYSASNKEEAMQGWGLQVLLALLALLLLLLGGISLLAWRMVQRRIKSGENPEPPQNPSQAAELSEPCYENLELPMWPLLEQPMRPTQEEVEYSNLGLPSENLHYTSVVFDSRSQDSKTDGIPSQKPQTQEPVYSVVKKT